One Trichosurus vulpecula isolate mTriVul1 chromosome 7, mTriVul1.pri, whole genome shotgun sequence genomic region harbors:
- the HEXD gene encoding hexosaminidase D isoform X3 → MSSSSPFRMQLVHLDLKGAPPKVLYLAEIFPLFHALGANGILIEYEDMFPYEGPLQLLKARHAYSPSEIKEILHLARLHELEVIPLVQTFGHMEFVLKHEKFSHLREVELFPNALNPHKEESLALVYYLGEGEMSKQWLQQEQNSMVKLCLTQMKAVASQVLIHNPNVKPIVWDDMLRGISEECLTESGIAQLVEPMIWDYIEDMDVHGKVLLMDKYRKCGFPKLWVASAFKGATGVNQSLTIIGHHLKNNIQWLKVADNGPAEMLQGIVLTGWQRYDHFSVLCELLPVGIPSLAVCLQALKHGGYTDNVKKIVEKYLGMSNLEINSFMSESSGTFPGSDVFTLITQISFHLRRSVDELLERNRYVTGWFSPYHRKRKMIHPVMIQHIQPDVISLLTRWNAVIQELQAALERIFYPDAVEEWLEENTHPTIQKLQQLLQDLDAAIAAQS, encoded by the exons atcttccctctcttccatgCCCTTGGTGCAAATGGCATCCTCATTGAATATGAAGACATGTTTCCCTATGAGGGCCCTCTGCAACTTCTGAAGGCCAGGCATGCCTACAG CCCCTCTGAAATCAAAGAAATTCTTCATCTGGCCAGGCTACATGAGTTGGAGGTTATTCCCCTGGTGCAGACATTTGGACACATGGAA TTTGTTCTGAAGCACGAGAAGTTTTCTCACCTCCGAGAAGTGGAGCTGTTCCCAAATGCTTTGAACCCCCACAAGGAGGAATCCCTGGCCTTA GTATATTACCTTGGTGAAGGGGAGATGTCTAAACAGTGGTTGCAGCAGGAACAGAACAGTATGGTAAAACTATGTCTGACCCAGATGAAAGCAGTTGCTAGCCAGGTGCTCATCCACAACCCCAATGTGAAGCCCATTGTATGGGATGACATGCTTAGGGGCATTAGTGAAGAATGTCTCACAG AGTCTGGAATAGCACAGCTGGTGGAGCCAATGATCTGGGACTACATCGAAGATATGGATGTACATGGAAAAG ttctcctCATGGATAAGTACAGGAAATGTGGTTTCCCTAAACTGTGGGTAGCCAGTGCTTTTAAAGGTGCCACAGGGGTGAATCAGTCTTTGACCATTATTGGCCATCACCTCAAAAATAACATCCAGTGGTTGAAAGTGGCAGACAATGGACCTGCTGAGATGCTGCAAGGAATCGTTCTAACTGGTTGGCAAAG GTATGATCACTTCTCTGTTCTCTGTGAGCTGCTTCCTGTGGGAATCCCATCCCTAGCAGTATGTCTGCAGGCACTCAAACATG gaggttatactgacaatgttaaaaaaatagtGGAGAAGTACCTAGGGATGTCAAATTTGGAAATCAACAGTTTTATGAG TGAAAGCTCTGGGACTTTCCCTGGCAGTGATGTCTTCACCCTGATCACTCAGATCAGCTTTCACCTAAGGCGCTCTGTGGATGAACTGCTAGAAAGGAACAG GTATGTAACAGGTTGGTTCAGCCCTTACCACCGCAAGAGGAAGATGATTCACCCGGTGATGATCCAGCACATCCAGCCAGATGTCATAAG tCTCCTAACCAGATGGAATGCTGTCATCCAAGAGCTGCAGGCAGCACTTGAAAGAATTTTCTACCCAGATGCAGTAGAGGAGTGGCTGGAAGAAAACACCCATCCCACCATTCAGAAGCTCCAGCAACTGCTGCAAGATCTGGATGCAGCAATAGCAGCTCAGTCTTAA
- the HEXD gene encoding hexosaminidase D isoform X1 translates to MSSSSPFRMQLVHLDLKGAPPKVLYLAEIFPLFHALGANGILIEYEDMFPYEGPLQLLKARHAYSPSEIKEILHLARLHELEVIPLVQTFGHMEFVLKHEKFSHLREVELFPNALNPHKEESLALVSTMISQVMELHRGIRWFHIGCDEVYYLGEGEMSKQWLQQEQNSMVKLCLTQMKAVASQVLIHNPNVKPIVWDDMLRGISEECLTVLFFPESGIAQLVEPMIWDYIEDMDVHGKVLLMDKYRKCGFPKLWVASAFKGATGVNQSLTIIGHHLKNNIQWLKVADNGPAEMLQGIVLTGWQRYDHFSVLCELLPVGIPSLAVCLQALKHGGYTDNVKKIVEKYLGMSNLEINSFMSESSGTFPGSDVFTLITQISFHLRRSVDELLERNRYVTGWFSPYHRKRKMIHPVMIQHIQPDVISLLTRWNAVIQELQAALERIFYPDAVEEWLEENTHPTIQKLQQLLQDLDAAIAAQS, encoded by the exons atcttccctctcttccatgCCCTTGGTGCAAATGGCATCCTCATTGAATATGAAGACATGTTTCCCTATGAGGGCCCTCTGCAACTTCTGAAGGCCAGGCATGCCTACAG CCCCTCTGAAATCAAAGAAATTCTTCATCTGGCCAGGCTACATGAGTTGGAGGTTATTCCCCTGGTGCAGACATTTGGACACATGGAA TTTGTTCTGAAGCACGAGAAGTTTTCTCACCTCCGAGAAGTGGAGCTGTTCCCAAATGCTTTGAACCCCCACAAGGAGGAATCCCTGGCCTTAGTGAGTACAATGATCAGTCAAGTAATGGAGCTTCACAGAGGCATTCGATGGTTCCACATAGGATGTGATGAG GTATATTACCTTGGTGAAGGGGAGATGTCTAAACAGTGGTTGCAGCAGGAACAGAACAGTATGGTAAAACTATGTCTGACCCAGATGAAAGCAGTTGCTAGCCAGGTGCTCATCCACAACCCCAATGTGAAGCCCATTGTATGGGATGACATGCTTAGGGGCATTAGTGAAGAATGTCTCACAG TCTTGTTTTTTCCAGAGTCTGGAATAGCACAGCTGGTGGAGCCAATGATCTGGGACTACATCGAAGATATGGATGTACATGGAAAAG ttctcctCATGGATAAGTACAGGAAATGTGGTTTCCCTAAACTGTGGGTAGCCAGTGCTTTTAAAGGTGCCACAGGGGTGAATCAGTCTTTGACCATTATTGGCCATCACCTCAAAAATAACATCCAGTGGTTGAAAGTGGCAGACAATGGACCTGCTGAGATGCTGCAAGGAATCGTTCTAACTGGTTGGCAAAG GTATGATCACTTCTCTGTTCTCTGTGAGCTGCTTCCTGTGGGAATCCCATCCCTAGCAGTATGTCTGCAGGCACTCAAACATG gaggttatactgacaatgttaaaaaaatagtGGAGAAGTACCTAGGGATGTCAAATTTGGAAATCAACAGTTTTATGAG TGAAAGCTCTGGGACTTTCCCTGGCAGTGATGTCTTCACCCTGATCACTCAGATCAGCTTTCACCTAAGGCGCTCTGTGGATGAACTGCTAGAAAGGAACAG GTATGTAACAGGTTGGTTCAGCCCTTACCACCGCAAGAGGAAGATGATTCACCCGGTGATGATCCAGCACATCCAGCCAGATGTCATAAG tCTCCTAACCAGATGGAATGCTGTCATCCAAGAGCTGCAGGCAGCACTTGAAAGAATTTTCTACCCAGATGCAGTAGAGGAGTGGCTGGAAGAAAACACCCATCCCACCATTCAGAAGCTCCAGCAACTGCTGCAAGATCTGGATGCAGCAATAGCAGCTCAGTCTTAA
- the HEXD gene encoding hexosaminidase D isoform X2 has product MSSSSPFRMQLVHLDLKGAPPKVLYLAEIFPLFHALGANGILIEYEDMFPYEGPLQLLKARHAYSPSEIKEILHLARLHELEVIPLVQTFGHMEFVLKHEKFSHLREVELFPNALNPHKEESLALVSTMISQVMELHRGIRWFHIGCDEVYYLGEGEMSKQWLQQEQNSMVKLCLTQMKAVASQVLIHNPNVKPIVWDDMLRGISEECLTESGIAQLVEPMIWDYIEDMDVHGKVLLMDKYRKCGFPKLWVASAFKGATGVNQSLTIIGHHLKNNIQWLKVADNGPAEMLQGIVLTGWQRYDHFSVLCELLPVGIPSLAVCLQALKHGGYTDNVKKIVEKYLGMSNLEINSFMSESSGTFPGSDVFTLITQISFHLRRSVDELLERNRYVTGWFSPYHRKRKMIHPVMIQHIQPDVISLLTRWNAVIQELQAALERIFYPDAVEEWLEENTHPTIQKLQQLLQDLDAAIAAQS; this is encoded by the exons atcttccctctcttccatgCCCTTGGTGCAAATGGCATCCTCATTGAATATGAAGACATGTTTCCCTATGAGGGCCCTCTGCAACTTCTGAAGGCCAGGCATGCCTACAG CCCCTCTGAAATCAAAGAAATTCTTCATCTGGCCAGGCTACATGAGTTGGAGGTTATTCCCCTGGTGCAGACATTTGGACACATGGAA TTTGTTCTGAAGCACGAGAAGTTTTCTCACCTCCGAGAAGTGGAGCTGTTCCCAAATGCTTTGAACCCCCACAAGGAGGAATCCCTGGCCTTAGTGAGTACAATGATCAGTCAAGTAATGGAGCTTCACAGAGGCATTCGATGGTTCCACATAGGATGTGATGAG GTATATTACCTTGGTGAAGGGGAGATGTCTAAACAGTGGTTGCAGCAGGAACAGAACAGTATGGTAAAACTATGTCTGACCCAGATGAAAGCAGTTGCTAGCCAGGTGCTCATCCACAACCCCAATGTGAAGCCCATTGTATGGGATGACATGCTTAGGGGCATTAGTGAAGAATGTCTCACAG AGTCTGGAATAGCACAGCTGGTGGAGCCAATGATCTGGGACTACATCGAAGATATGGATGTACATGGAAAAG ttctcctCATGGATAAGTACAGGAAATGTGGTTTCCCTAAACTGTGGGTAGCCAGTGCTTTTAAAGGTGCCACAGGGGTGAATCAGTCTTTGACCATTATTGGCCATCACCTCAAAAATAACATCCAGTGGTTGAAAGTGGCAGACAATGGACCTGCTGAGATGCTGCAAGGAATCGTTCTAACTGGTTGGCAAAG GTATGATCACTTCTCTGTTCTCTGTGAGCTGCTTCCTGTGGGAATCCCATCCCTAGCAGTATGTCTGCAGGCACTCAAACATG gaggttatactgacaatgttaaaaaaatagtGGAGAAGTACCTAGGGATGTCAAATTTGGAAATCAACAGTTTTATGAG TGAAAGCTCTGGGACTTTCCCTGGCAGTGATGTCTTCACCCTGATCACTCAGATCAGCTTTCACCTAAGGCGCTCTGTGGATGAACTGCTAGAAAGGAACAG GTATGTAACAGGTTGGTTCAGCCCTTACCACCGCAAGAGGAAGATGATTCACCCGGTGATGATCCAGCACATCCAGCCAGATGTCATAAG tCTCCTAACCAGATGGAATGCTGTCATCCAAGAGCTGCAGGCAGCACTTGAAAGAATTTTCTACCCAGATGCAGTAGAGGAGTGGCTGGAAGAAAACACCCATCCCACCATTCAGAAGCTCCAGCAACTGCTGCAAGATCTGGATGCAGCAATAGCAGCTCAGTCTTAA